From the genome of Solanum pennellii chromosome 6, SPENNV200:
aaaattaaagttatgtcaaatgtaccaaaatgtcctttaatcttgtggtcttaaacatgtcacgtaaaaagttaaaatgttgccaaataaaaaaagacttttttttaaacaaactaaaaaaaataggaatactttttttaaaacgaAGAGATACATGTCGAATAAAATCttcattattttgaattaatcaTGCTAATAACTTAAATTTACATAAATGACTTTTCGAAAAATAGAGAGTACTAAAGTAAGAGTGCTACATTACTAGTAAGAAGCTATTGTAGTTTAGAATCAATTCCTTCTCCCACATCCATCAATGGTAATTAGCCCCTTTCAACTTATTCTTCTGATGGaggacaattttttttccttctgaGATAAATATTCTTTGTTATCTCTCTAAAATATACTCATCGTAAGCCAAATTCAGTGGCCCAAACACTTAAGGATCGTTTGGTACAAAGATAAATAGTGCTAGGGATAACTAATGCTGAGATTAGTGAGGCATGAATTAATAGTGCACGACTTTATAATGCAGGGATTATTTATATTAGGTATTTGGTTCATTGTTTCCACCTCATCTTATGTTTGGATTGAAgaaactttataaaaaaaattcttttcaatTATACCATTGAATTATTATGCAATTGAGTTAAGGTAAATAATTGTCAGacaatactatttttttatggTCTTCTAACTAGCTGTgagaagaacaatttttttattgtttgccttttttcacttaaattatttaagGATAAATAATCATCAACTTAGTATTGATTACTTACAAAATGTCAATTCTCAATTAACAAAAAGATAAATTGTCAACTTCTAAAATTGAGAAGACGACAAACAATAGTAAAAGTGAATAAATCATCTACATTTACATATAAGAAATTGCAAGttgtaattaaaatatgtatGCAATTTTATTAACagtttaaaatacaaataattagaaaatcaCACAAATAGCTTATCCTAGTCGACCCACAAATAGCACATCAACGAATTATATATTCAATTAGGATCACAAACATCATGTGGtgatatatttgtcattttaattagttaattttaaatattgtattaatttgtattgaatttatttaGTAACAAACAACTTTATCTAGATAACTTataagataatttatttaaataaattaactaatacAAATACAATACATAAAATCAAGAGAATAAACAAAATAGTTAAAATGATTTGAGGAATACTTTTATCTTTACATAGACTTATCCCATAGTATTAGTATTAGTAATATATCCTATAACACCATTAAGAGGTGTAACTAATctatgtattagttatacataggcCTAAATTCCTACCAACATAGTACTAAATAAtaccatatataatatatggaCTATTATTTTAATACGACCTACCAAACGGCCTTTTATTTATCTACCCATGCAAAGATATCAAAGGGACTTCTTGTTTCAaacaaattcaattaaaatatattttgaaaaaaattagacTTCTATCGAAGAGAAATGAATAAAAACATTCATAAAGTTCTCATGGAATCGACATGTTAAGGTATTGTTTATGTACATTATGAGCATAGGGGTGGAAAGTgtgttttttgaagttagagGAAAAACATGTAGTTATAAGAAGTTAGAGGGGCGctgaagaaaaattaaaaaaatcttcgATTAATGGACAAGAGAAGAAAGTATTAACACATTAGtgggatgaagtatattctaGTGTTTATActctttctatttaattttattcaatgatatttaattaaaatagaaagcTAAagataataattcaaattaacttCTAAATAGTTTTATGAGTATCACTTCAAGTTCCCTGTTCCAGATAATATAACTTTAGTATAAGCTTCGGATTTTAGATTTGAATTCTATAGGTTCGTGATatcattaaattcattaattatttgagttaatgaatttgaaatttaattagtgtttggtcataaatttttaaatattcttggcaaatattagttgagtgaaaatttggtgaaatttcaccgtgtgtttggccataggatttgaaaaatatatttcacctttttagaaaaatatgatttatacccataaatttaaaaaactattaaaactaactataagtttgtattacaagtcaattggatgttcgttacaacaataacaaatagtttCCATGACACTAGAGCAATGTGCTAATTTGGAGCGACTGCAACAAGTATCATTCcatacatcgtgaagtagacGAAGCACATGACTTTATTACTTTGagttaatttttcatcattttcatcaacaatcatatcattatttaatattcactaaatatttcatcactattttggtgttcacgtaaaaaattatgtaatacaacacaaacaactacaatagagggtgtttttgtaaaagataaaagtttggggtaaaattttaattttcaaaagatcccAAATAATAAGATATGGGctaaatactagaaaaaattagtatttgagaatttgggttatttaccaaaaatatttgtcaaataatgacaaattgtatacacaaacattatttgccaaatttttctccaaatattatttgagaaatcTATGACCAAATGGTCTCTTAATAAGTTTCTTTTAAGACATATATAAGATTTGAGTTAAAGTTACTGAATTCAGCTGGATCTATGAATTTTTGTGCGTCCGCTCCCGGATGGGTTACCCAAAAGAAGATGCTTTGCCCTCCATCATAAGGCTTTAGCATGTTTCTAGCTACTTCTCTTGAGGAACAAGCATGGAATCAATTTTCAAGACCATAATAAATTGTGGCcacaaattttgaattgaaaaaaacTCTACTGTGAAATTTTCATAACATATTTCCCTGCAACTGAGAAAAAAATGTTAGATTGGGCACCCATTATTATTGGTTACCTTCTATTCGTTCTTCTCTCGCCTGGACTCATATTTCAGCTGCCGGGGAATCAGCGTCACGTCGAATTCGGCAGCTTCAATACTAATGGCAAAGCCATTCTCCTTCACACACTACTCTTTTTCGTCTTTTTTACCATCCTCATTTTGGCCTTTCGCATTCGTATTCTCTTTGGCTAGCAGCCAAGGGCCCAGAAGGTTCATCCGAACATCTTTTTACCAAAAAGCTGAGTAATATGCATAtgaagttgaatttatatatatatattagacgttgaattttttttagtgagaaatgttgatttttttgtagtttttttttccaaaaaaaaaaaatgaataaaagttaTTTCGatatttattagatttttagtgtttttgtaATGATATACTTCTGTTTTTCATCTATTCGGGCTTTGTAAATGCAAGGGACATTCTAATTAATATGTGACATTTTTAATTAATGGTGTCTACTGAAAGATGTACGTTTTGGGCATCTAAGGTGgtacactttttattttttttgattggtTTGATTTTTCATAGATGTGTGGAATAAGTTGATTTATTGTATTAATGGACAATGCAAatcaaatacatttttttcGCTTGTTTGAGTATGAGAATTTGATACCAGTGATTATGTTTCATAatgttattaaaatattttaatactttattttagagctcatataagaaatttctacttaaaaatagaagataaaaCATATTTACTGTATCTTAAATAATGAACCGTTTagccataaattttaaaagcatTTTTGAAATTAGATTTTTACCAAATATCTATTTGATCATAGAAATTAATTGATATCGGAGGCACTAGAATCTCAAAATCTTGTTCAAACATGTTGTTGGGCCAAGATGCAAGATATAATGTTGGTTCTTTTAAAATTGCCCAAACTTTTTTTCTCTCTGTAaagtttattttatgtattacttcaaaaagaatatattaaaaaaaaaataatatcttaaattttttgtaaaGGAACTATTGGATAACCAACAAATAACCACCAATATACTTAGTTAAATTTTATACGTAAAGTCTAGATAGGATAGAGTATATGTACCTTACAACAACAGGTAGATAGATTGTCTGAAAGGATCATGACTcgaaaataacaaatttaagtacaaataagaagaaaacaatgcaaaaaaaacaacaattaacaTGGTGGATCAACAAAACAATGTGATAATCGAAACACGATAAACAACTGACAATGCGAGATATCAAAATTAAgaacaacaataatatcaaaagCCAAATAATACATGAATAGGTTATTACAACGAATGACATGGTGCTCTATGTTATAATCCAATCAAATACATAAAAAGTCTAGTTATACAACTCTTAACTGCATACTAATCTTTTATCTTATACAgccaaatatataaaaaatttagttataCAAAAGATGCAACGTATCTTGTCTAAACACTTCACCTTAATACTTTTTCAATCTTCTTCCACCTCTCCTCGACCCACTATATTCAACCTCTCACACCTCCTCACTGGGTATATGTGTACATCGATCTTCACATGCCCAAACCATTTCACTCTCCAGCTCCCTCATGTTGTCCATCATAGAGTTCCGTACTCCTACTTTGTCCAGATATTCACATCTATAATTCTATCACTCTAATATACTCGCGCATCCATATCAACATCTTCATTTCTCCCACTTTCATTTTTGTTAGATCAGCTCTGGCCAACACTCATTTCATTCAATAGAGTCTGTCTAACCACATTCAgtaaaatttatctttaattattaattgaCTTGTTAAGTaatcatttaaatatatttgaaccAAACAATTGACGGAACAAATATCTCAAAACCAAACtatttaactaaaaatatttttgttcaatttagCAAATTTTAAGAGCATTTTTACCATTTTCCGTAAAAATAAGATAGAGTTTCCTAATCCCTAATTTTGTACAATTATGATTCACATACCACTTCGCTTATACGGTCAGATCTgtccctttcttttcttttagacTTTTTAGTCCATTTTTTTCCTGGATCCTTCGCTTTTATCCTCACACTTTTCCCCATTTCTTTACTCTGTTCAAATCAACTAGCTAATTTCCGATTAACAATGGCGGACTGGGGCCCAGTTTTGATAGCGGTGGTGCTGTTCGTGTTGTTAACTCCGGGTCTACTATTCCAGCTTCCCGGCCGTGGAAAAACGGTTGAATTCGGGAACATGCAAACCAGCGGCGTTTCCATTTTGGTCCATGCAGTAATTTACTTTGGCCTCATCACTATCTTCCTCCTTGCCATTGGCGTCCATGTCTATGTCGGCTAAAGTAGTTTTTACCTTCACTATTTGTAAGTTTGTAACAATCTCTCTCAGATCTTCATTCTCGTTTATAGAATAGTAGCAATTGATCTCTTCCGTTTTCGATTTCTTAGTTTGCTACTACCAGATTGTATCGATTGGGTGAACTGTTAATACTCGAAAAGCATTATGCACTGCTTCTCTAATTTTACCTTCACTTGGTGCATCATTGTACACGATCATTAGATTCTCCAACAACAACAAGATACACAGTGAAATCGCACAAGTGGAGTAAGATTGTACGCACACCTTACTACTTCCTGTTGGGAGATAAGAGAGGCTGATTCTAAAACACCGCAGCAAATTCAATtacaaataagaagaaaatactcTAGAAAACATAGCAACATTGAAAAACACAGTAAACAAttagcaaatatttttttaaaacttcataTGGAATAATGGTCTTGCTTCAAttactaagaaaaaaaattgagctaGTATCAGAGACAGATCTAGGATTTGAAGTTTATGAGTTCTTATAATGCGCTCAAGTTAATTTAAAGTGATAACTGAATTCACAATCAATTTTTGGTAGATACTTTGTGAATTTTGTAATACAAATATAAGGTATGAATTAAAGTTACTGGGTTGCCAGGAACCCATACCTTAGGGCTAGATCTGCCCCTCTAGTATCCATCCAACAATCCGGATTGTGGAAAATATTTGGTAAAATATCGAATCTCATTCATCCATAAGTATTTAAGATTTGTATGCTTTGCTGAATATTCTATAGTTCCCGAGTTTGAAACATTAGACTATACATGAAGAAGAATGACTTGTGGTCAATGTaaagattttgtttttattttgccACTGTTTGATATTACCTCTGCCTTTATGAGATAAGCAAAGCATAACTATGATAAATATCCTCAACTGGAAACAAAGGATTGGCATAGCCGGTCCAACTAATTTGAGATTGAAGAGTAGTTGATTGATTGTTAGCGCTGAATATTGTTTGCCTTTAACTAACACTTCATTGTTCAATGGTCAAGCCATTCGATTGGTGTATTTCCACTTCTCTTGCTATacacttttcctttttttccttGTTTGAATCTTCAATCATATCGTATAGATCTGGAATTTAACTCTTGCCTAATAGAGAATGGGCATGACCCTTCCATGTTCTATCATCCAACGGACGGACTATTTTGAGTTCTATATGTAGGTTAGGTTGTATCAGTCACATCTGACTCTGCTTGTAGTTTCAAGTTCACATGTCGTACTAGAAGACAGGGGCTAGTGTTTGCAATGGTGACATTTCCTGATTTTGCCTTCTTTCTTCGaggatgaaatgaagaaaagcTGACAGGTTGAAGAAAATTAATGAAACTCACAATAGCTACCAACTCCCCTTTAACTTTCTCATTCAACATGTTTGTCTGAATACTAGCAGCAGGCCTCCCATGAGTCTGTTCTCCATGGGGATTGCCATAAGATACCTGCATGCTAACATTCTATATGCCTCAGACACACAGACAACTGTAAAAACTGAAATGGGGATACTCGTTCGAGTTTCTAGAAGATCCTTAGAAAAACTACTCTCTCTTCTCAGATTCACCACCATCATCATCTGAATCTCCTCTGTGGGCTGGTGTAACAGTTGCTCATCTGTGGACTGCTGGCAATAATTGCTCAGGCAATAAGGAAATCTATGGATCGAGTGAAGTAGGACTATAGAGAGCAAAATGGATCACTGTTCTTGGTCAGTGGACCCCAAAGGTGGCGTCAACGTCTGTGCGGTGCCAaatgtagtctttcatgctagcaATACTAGTTTGGAGACTTTATTATTGACCTTGAACACAAACTTTACCAGCCaacttgtttgaccttgaaactTTTTTCTCATACTCAGTGTTCGTTGTTTCAGGCATACTCCTGTTAGCTCTTCACGTGTTTGGCTAACACGGAAAATCATACCTTTCTTATTTGGTGTTTTGACCGGTGTGATCAGAGTATTAGCTATATTTCTATTAACCAGTAAAAGTAGTGTCAGAAATGAGCTTATTGTGCTGTGTCTACTCTGTTTCATGTATCTTTTCTGATCAAATGTTGTTCTCTTGGCTAGTTCTTTATCGCAGTATAATTTGGTCATAAACAAGTAAACAACTCATGCCTCCTTGTTCTTGAATGACAAAGATGCTGATTTTGAGGTGACTAAAATTCACTCACTTATCAAAGAAACTCCTAATCTTTGATTTGTTCGATTTCTTCTGGAGTTCAACTCGGAATTCCAATAAAGATGTGTCGGGATTATGAAATAGTGTCGGAGTCAGAATTTTGACTTAGAGATTCAAATATGAAGAAGTAGGGTTCGGATGAACCCCTTGCTTCCACCTAGCTTCTGCCCTTGTTATGAAATGGAAGAAGTCAATAATGAGGTTCCTTGTTCGCTGGTTGATCAACTATGTGGTACAGAATATGTTGAACATGAAGTATAGTAAAATGAACTTTAACCTCTCGATATATAATAAAACTACTGGgtattttcaaatttgtttcTCATATTTTTCTCCATTGTAAAAAATTATCACTACTTTAACATTTGTTTTCCGCTACCACTATATAATGCATTGGTccattataattttaaattttgtgtctactcaaatatcatcatataaaactCAATAGAGAAGATTTTAAATTGAACACACGTACAATTTTCGTTTGGAAGAGAATCATGAGATCTCAGCCATCAGACTCAAATTCGATTAGAGACGAAATATATTAAATGATTTCAATTCTTTTATCTCAGCCTTAGTGGATATAATTATCTTATACTTGTTGATTGTAAGAGCTGATAGATATGTGAAATTAGTTATGATACGTGAAAGTTGATCCGAAAGATAAtagttttgtttttgtttatgagCCTATGAGGACTCTGGAATCATTAGCTTCTGAATGTCCTTTTTATAGCCCCCAATTCGACCAATTAATAGGAAGGAGCGAAGGAAGAGTGTTGGTTATGGATTTTATCAAACACAGTAactttagtttaaattttatatttgttgtgaaaaataacttggaaactaaaatttaaacataataaattttaaaattctggTTCTGCGTTTGCCGCCGGGTATTCAAAAGGAATAATCCCAACTAGAAAATGAATTTCAATAATTGCGTCCAAAACAGGCCATGCAATATACCGGTATTATAGGCAGCACGAGCTAATAATTGTGAAGTTTTACGACACTACTTAATGGGTTGTGATGTACAAAACGAGAGTTGGTTTTTGTATGTCAAttatatactatatatttttagttttatgttttttaataagaaatttttaatttttcatataagagatctaaaattttttttatttacaaatgGTTAAgatatctcttcttttttcttttttctttcttttagagGGCAATTAGATCTCATTTCATCCGCCATAAGTCACAGTTGGATAACACTTTATTTGGGCCTACAAAtagtaataatcatatattattattttaaacacaatagtaatattaaaatatttaagcaATCCCaggaatatttcaaaaaatgaaaagtttgtGAAGTAGGGTCGTAATATTGTATCTAAACTGTGTTTTTTTAGCAtgatgtgtgtatatatatatatatatatatatgatataatgatgatgaatatggCAAggattataaaagaaaaacacatttttttttataaaaatgaaaattaggTTAACAAAATGATTGAAAAGAAATCTTTAGAAAAAACCATCTGAAAGAAACATAATTGTAGTGAAAGGGACCTTAATTAGCTGTTTTTGTGTTATTTAGATGCTTATCATCAACCACTACCTATATATGTCGTGGAACACCATTAGCCAAAAGCCCAAAACCTAATTATATCAAAATGTCCTAAATTATTATCTATAAATCCACCAACTTAACTACTtttctttcatatatatatatatatattactccaTCATTTTCTCCctccaaaactagggtttcctCATTATACAACTACCATGATCATGGAGCCAATAGTATAATCTTGGTCTCTTTGTTTATTCGAAAGAGGGATGCAACACGAGTACTTCCTCGTGAGATCATCCAAGTATGTTATTTCTTTGAAAAGCTACTATTAAGATAAGAAATTCTCTGATAAAGCTGCTAATATCAGGTGAACTCCTATATTTCTCGTCCATGTTTGACTTCACAATTATGAGGAGTTGGTGTGATGTTGGAATGGCTCAATCTAATAAAAGTTTCCAAacatttttggtcattttaatttgattgaGCCGTGCCAATATCATATCGTCTTTGTACAAGAGTCTTGATGTATGCTATTTCAAAAGTgcccaacttttgaaaaattCTTGTAGGTTAGAGTTTGCTTGCAAATTTACTCAAGTGTGTGTTCAGAAAATGCTTTTCCAATTCCAACCTACTTTTTAAATTGTCAGTGGCgtttacataaatttttttaatcatatattaatatttgaaaaggTGATCAAACGAATAAAGTATTAGGAGTATAACGATGAGCAATTTCGTTTTTCATATTTATAcccttatatat
Proteins encoded in this window:
- the LOC107021707 gene encoding uncharacterized protein LOC107021707; this translates as MADWGPVLIAVVLFVLLTPGLLFQLPGRGKTVEFGNMQTSGVSILVHAVIYFGLITIFLLAIGVHVYVG